A window from Salvia miltiorrhiza cultivar Shanhuang (shh) chromosome 2, IMPLAD_Smil_shh, whole genome shotgun sequence encodes these proteins:
- the LOC131009322 gene encoding 60S ribosomal protein L23a: MAPAKGDAGKKSDAKAQALKAAKAVKAGATTFKKKAKKIRTKVTFYRPKTLTKERNPKYPRISAVPRNKLDHYQILKYPLTTESAMKKIEDNNTLVFIVDIRADKKKIKAAVKKMYDIQTKKVNTLIRPDGTKKAYVRLTPDYDALDVANKIGII, from the exons ATGGCTCCAGCTAAAG GTGATGCAGGTAAGAAGTCAGATGCCAAGGCTCAAGCCTTAAAGGCGGCCAAGGCTGTAAAAGCAGGTGCAACAACCTTTAAGAAGAAGGCCAAGAAAATACGCACTAAAGTTACCTTCTATCGGCCGAAGACATTGACAAAGGAGAGGAATCCCAAGTATCCTCGCATTAGTGCTGTTCCTCGCAACAAACTTGACCACTACCAGATTCTTAAATACCCTCTCACCACAGAGTCTGCAATGAAGAAAATTGAAGACAACAACACACTAGTTTTCATTGTTGACATTCGTGCTGATAAGAAAAAGATCAAAGCCGCTGTCAAGAAAATGTATGACATCCAGACGAAGAAAGTGAACACCCTTATCAG GCCGGATGGAACTAAGAAGGCATATGTTAGGTTGACACCTGATTATGATGCTCTGGATGTTGCTAACAAAATAGGAATCATCTAA